The genomic stretch CGGGAGCGTGCGGTGGCTCGCGGACGCCGACGGCGTGCTGCGGGTGCGGTTCGACGTGGCGCTCCGGCCCGAGGAGCACGTGGTCGGGTTCGGCGAGCGGTTCGACGCCGTGGACCAGCGTGGGCGCGACGGAGCTCGGCTCGACGCGGTCGTCTTCGAGCAGTACAAGGCGCAGGGGCGGCACGGGCGCACGTACCTGCCGATGCCGTTCGCGCTGGTCGTGGGGGGCGAGGCGAGCTGGGGCCTGCATGTGGCGACCTCGCGGCGGACCTGGTACGACGTCGGCGATCGGCTGCGCGTGGAGGCGGAGGTGGGGCGGGACGGCGTGCTCGGCGTGCGCTTCCACGACGGGCCCGAGCCGGCGGACGTGCTCAGCGCGTTCCTGGACGAGGTCGGCCGGCCTGCCGAGTTGCCGTCGTGGGTGTTCCGGTTGTGGGCCAGCGGCAACGAGTGGAACACGCAGGAGCGGGTGATGGCCGAGATGGACCGGCACCGCGAGCACGGGATCCCCGTCGGCGCGCTGGTCATCGAGGCGTGGAGCGACGAGACGACGTTCACGGCCTTCCGCGGGGCCGCGTACGAGGCGTCGGAGGAGCCGCATCGCCTGGCCGACTACACCTTCCCTGCCGACGGGCCGTGGCCCGACGCCAAGGGCATGGTGGACGAGCTGCACGAGCGCGACATCAAGGTGCTGCTCTGGCAGATTCCGCTGCAGAAGATGCGCCCGCATCCCCGGCATCAGGCCGCCGTGGACGCCCGGCAGCTCGTCGAGCGCGGCTACGGAGTGCGTGAGGCGGACGGCCGCCCGTACCGGAATCGCGGGTGGTGGTTCCCGCTCGCGCTCATGCCCGACCTGTCGTCGCAGCAGGTCCGCGACTGGTGGACGGCCAAACGCCGCTACCTGGTCGAGGAGGTCGGGATCGACGGGTTCAAGACCGACGGCGGCGAGCACGCCTGGGGCCACGACCTGCGGTATGCGGACGGGCGGGACGGTGCGGAGGGCAACAACCTGTTCCCCGTCCACTACGCCCGCGCTTTCGGCGATCTGCTCCGGGCGTGCGGGAAGGCGCCGGTGACCTTCAGCAGGGCCGGGTTCGCCGGGTCGCAGCCGCACGGGGCTTTCTGGGCCGGTGACGAGGACTCGACGTGGGAGGCGTTCCGCTCCTCCGTCAAGGCCGGGATCACGGCCTCGGCCTGCGGGATCGTCTACTGGGGATGGGACCTGGCCGGGTTCTCCGGCGAGGTGCCGGGCGCGGAGTTGTACCTGCGGGCGGCCGGGGCGGCGGCGTTCATGCCGATCATGCAGTACCACTCGGAGTTCAACCACCATCGCACGCCCATCAGGGACCGCACGCCGTGGAACGTCGCCGACCGGACCGGGGACGAGCGGGTGATCCCGGTGTTCAGGCGGCTGGTGGAGGTGCGTGAGCGGCTGGTGCCGTACCTGGCGGAGCAGGCACGCAAGGCGGTGGGCGGCGGGGCGCCGCTGATGCGCGGGTTGTTCTTCGACCACCCGCACGACCCGGACGTGTGGCGGTATCCGCTGCAGTACAAGCTCGGGGACGCGTTGCTGGTCGCGCCCGTGACCGAGCCCGACATTTCAGAAATTTCCGTCTATCTACCGGAAGGTAAGTGGATCGACGTCTGGACGGGACGCCCGCTGGCCGGCGGCCAGGAGGTACGCCTCCCCGCGCCGCTCGACCGCCCGCCCGTCCTCTGCGCGGCCGAGCACTGGGCCCGCCTCTCCCCCGTGTTCGCTCTCTGAGAAGGAGTATCCGTGAGCCGGTTACGGTCGGCCGTCATCGTGGTGGTGATCGCCTTGTCAGCGTCTTTCGTCTCCGTTCCCGCCGCTCTGGCGCTGGCGGGCGTG from Nonomuraea polychroma encodes the following:
- a CDS encoding TIM-barrel domain-containing protein, which codes for MSMRHRPFGSGHPYAATEDQRVPARPLDGESVELRVRASASVESVVCEWAVDGDAPVELPLGRRNPEAGAEPQASAPAESGAGTASGAEAEPAADGGSGAAVDGGHLAAAQARAARAAAGSWAVRTPVLEAGRRYSYRFRAGLAGGGSRTSRWFEVSAASWSGDGGKLDVQGADRLVPGSVRWLADADGVLRVRFDVALRPEEHVVGFGERFDAVDQRGRDGARLDAVVFEQYKAQGRHGRTYLPMPFALVVGGEASWGLHVATSRRTWYDVGDRLRVEAEVGRDGVLGVRFHDGPEPADVLSAFLDEVGRPAELPSWVFRLWASGNEWNTQERVMAEMDRHREHGIPVGALVIEAWSDETTFTAFRGAAYEASEEPHRLADYTFPADGPWPDAKGMVDELHERDIKVLLWQIPLQKMRPHPRHQAAVDARQLVERGYGVREADGRPYRNRGWWFPLALMPDLSSQQVRDWWTAKRRYLVEEVGIDGFKTDGGEHAWGHDLRYADGRDGAEGNNLFPVHYARAFGDLLRACGKAPVTFSRAGFAGSQPHGAFWAGDEDSTWEAFRSSVKAGITASACGIVYWGWDLAGFSGEVPGAELYLRAAGAAAFMPIMQYHSEFNHHRTPIRDRTPWNVADRTGDERVIPVFRRLVEVRERLVPYLAEQARKAVGGGAPLMRGLFFDHPHDPDVWRYPLQYKLGDALLVAPVTEPDISEISVYLPEGKWIDVWTGRPLAGGQEVRLPAPLDRPPVLCAAEHWARLSPVFAL